TCGGCAGCTTCCCGGGCCCGGTTTTCGCCGGTTGCAGAGCCAGTACCCATCATCGCCATGCCCATCTCGGACATGACAGTGCGCACGTCGGCAAAGTCGACGTTAATGATGCCCGGAGAAGTAATCAGCTCGGCAATGCCCTGTACGGCACCAAGCAATACATCATTGGCTGCACTGAAAGCGGTCAACAGGCTGGCATTCTTGCCCAGCACCGTTAGCAGCTTCTCATTGGGGATGGTAATCAGCGAATCAACGTGCTCGGAGAGCTCTTTCATGCCCTCTTCGGCAGCACGCTGGCGCTTGGGCCCCTCGAACGGGAACGGTCGTGTCACCACCGCTACGGTCAGGATGCCCAGTTCCTTGGCGACCTGGGCCACCACGGGGGCGCCGCCAGTACCGGTGCCACCCCCCATGCCGGCGGTAATAAAGACCATGTCCGCGCCATTGAGCAGCTCGGAAATACGCTCACGGTCTTCCATGGCCGCCTGACGGCCGACTTCGGGATTGGCACCAGCCCCAAGCCCCTTGGTAATTTCGCTGCCCAACTGCAGTACCGTTTTGGCAGCAACTCGCTTGAGGGCCTGCGCATCGGTGTTCGCGCAGATGAAT
This DNA window, taken from Kushneria phosphatilytica, encodes the following:
- the ftsZ gene encoding cell division protein FtsZ — translated: MFELVDNAPSSSAVIKVIGVGGGGGNAVNHMVESNIEGVEFICANTDAQALKRVAAKTVLQLGSEITKGLGAGANPEVGRQAAMEDRERISELLNGADMVFITAGMGGGTGTGGAPVVAQVAKELGILTVAVVTRPFPFEGPKRQRAAEEGMKELSEHVDSLITIPNEKLLTVLGKNASLLTAFSAANDVLLGAVQGIAELITSPGIINVDFADVRTVMSEMGMAMMGTGSATGENRAREAAEKAIRSPLLEDIDLNGARGILVNITAGPDLSIGEFNDVGATVQEFASQDATIVVGTAIDMDMSDELRVTVVAAGLDGRVERSGQRETQSVRGEQADYRKLSQQPAVARQQQREKEQAREQQASRDKRRKSQELDDYLDIPAFLRRQAD